From one Leptidea sinapis chromosome 22, ilLepSina1.1, whole genome shotgun sequence genomic stretch:
- the LOC126970832 gene encoding uncharacterized protein LOC126970832, producing MDNNASDTLHSNVLYFIENHSAIEPEIRKLVSDNQALSKQVEELLKEKLQHEEYYGNNQSIEVQELRRQVGLLTKERDSLHVLWQTSQKTIEALETELKTYQHCDDRVGKQSIACERRGLEMKLDTALADYMEIEKQYKKLHSDRNILEKELKTKEKHIFELKEKCNDLEDKVAELNKTLDECKVVCLAEKKSNEDMKSQLALCRKELVEKTNREGEAKLKVAEALQLFDFVSAQKTEALKTVSDLKEELTKVKNSIAAVSREAEESYRREIDGVKERYNEKVTDMLEHVKCLDSELVEKGILLNKALRENKILQASNESLIIKQNDNIKALDPKLALAEEKLEAIFQDLVASERRNMQLACEKQALAMDMQRVQDWHARELKRRDWEHKLLEGQCEELKLQVNHLEKSLDESRDMVNKMQEMLAARIALSQKVVSTKEQELVELKKHLESQMELNNKWKESYVDMTEKMKKKFEELYEENKHLKSLHQLPSNSSTESVII from the exons ATGGACAACAATGCATCTGATACATTACATTCGAATGTGCTTTACTTtatt GAAAATCATTCTGCAATAGAGCCGGAAATCAGAAAACTCGTTTCGGACAATCAGGCCTTATCGAAACAAGTTGAGGAATTATTGAAGGAGAAACTTCAACACGAAGAATATTATGGCAACAATCAGAGTATCGAGGTACAAGAGTTGAGGAGACAAGTTGGTTTACTTACGAAG GAAAGAGATTCCTTACACGTACTATGGCAGACGTCACAAAAGACAATAGAAGCATTGGAAACAGAGCTGAAGACTTACCAACATTGTGATGATAGAGTCGGGAAGCAg aGTATCGCTTGTGAAAGACGAGGACTAGAAATGAAATTAGATACAGCATTAGCTGACTACATGGAAATAGAAAAGcaatacaaaaaattacattctgACCGGAATATTTTAGAAAAGGAGTTGAAAACGAAAGAGAAACATATTTTCGAACTTAAGGAAAAGTGTAACGATTTAGAGGATAAAGTTGCTGAACTGAACAAAACATTGGATGAATGTAAAGTAGTTTGCCTAGCAGAAAAGAAAAGTAATGAGGACATGAAATCACAATTAGCATTATGTAGAAAAGAACTTGTTGAGAAAACAAATCGAGAAGGGGAAGCCAAGTTGAAg GTCGCAGAAGCACTGCAATTGTTTGATTTTGTCAGTGCACAAAAGACTGAAGCCTTAAAAACTGTGTCGGACTTAAAAG AAGAACTAACTAAAGTCAAGAACTCGATTGCTGCAGTAAGTCGAGAAGCAGAAGAATCCTACAGACGTGAGATTGATGGTGTAAAAGAAAGATACAATGAGAAGGTGACGGACATGTTGGAACATGTTAAATGCTTAGACTCAGAGCTGGTTGAGAAAGGGATTCTATTGAATAAGGCTTTGCG AGAGAACAAAATTCTTCAAGCATCAAACGAAAGCCTTATAATAAAACAGAACGATAACATTAAGGCACTTGATCCGAAGTTAGCCCTTGCAGAAGAGAAACTAGAAGCTATATTCCAGGATTTG GTGGCATCGGAGCGTAGAAACATGCAACTGGCATGCGAGAAACAAGCTCTTGCAATGGACATGCAGAGAGTACAGGATTGGCACGCGAGAGAGCTCAAACGGAGAGATTGGGAGCACAAGTTGCTGGAAGGCCAATGCGAGGAATTAAA ATTGCAAGTGAATCACCTGGAGAAGTCGTTGGATGAATCCCGCGATATGGTGAACAAAATGCAAGAAATGCTCGCAGCTAGGATTGCGCTTAGCCAAAA GGTGGTGTCCACGAAAGAGCAAGAGTTAGTGGAGTTAAAAAAGCACTTGGAAAGTCAAATGGAGCTTAATAATAA ATGGAAAGAATCCTATGTCGACATGACAGAGAAGATGAAGAAAAAGTTTGAAGAGTTATACGAGGAGAACAAACATTTAAAATCTCTACATCAATTGCCATCCAATAGTTCAACTGAAAGTgttataatttga